The following nucleotide sequence is from uncultured Campylobacter sp..
TAAACTCCGCCAAAACGCCCGTAAAAAGGATGGTAAAGATCAGGTATTTGCGCTTGAGGTAGGGAAATTTGCCCGCTTTAAGATCGAGGCTGTTTAAAATAAGCCAGAGCCCAAAGCCGAATATCAGTAAAATTTTTAAAAGCAGCAGGATATTGCCGTAGCGGTTCGAGCCCACGACGCCCGCGGAACACATCGCGCCGGGTACAACCGAGGAGAGCTCGTTTAGGCAGAGCGCGAAAAATATAAACAAAATGATCTTGCACGCTATCGTGAAGAACAAAATGGTGTTGATGAGATAGTTTCTTTTCTCCAGGGCGTATTGTAAATTTGACGTGGCGTTAAAGTCCCAGTAGCGCATGATCCGCACGATGTGAAACTGCGAGATCGCCATCAGCGCTATTACGATCAGCTCCACGGCCAAAAACGCGATCACGCTGCCTGATAAAAATACGCTCATGCTGAAATTTCTCCGTCTTTTAAAAACACGTATCGATCCACGAAACTTAACTCGTCGAAGAGTATGTCGTGCGTCGCGATCAAAACGGTCTTTTTAAGCTCTTTGAGCTTTGAGAGCATCTCGATGAAACCGAGCGAGTTTTGTTTGTCTAAATTTGCCGTCGGCTCGTCGGCTAAGATGATCTGCGGATTCATCACGAGCGCCCTAGCGATGGCACAGCGCTGCTTCTCGCCGCCGCTGAGGCTCGAGACGATCTGATCTTTTTTATGCGCGATATTAGCAATCTGCATCGCTTCATCTATGCGCGCGCCAAGCTCATCCCTGCTCAGCCGCTCAAGGCTAAGCGGCGCAAGGACGTTTTTATAGACGCTAAGCGCCTCAAGCAGGTTGAAAGACTGAAAGATAAAGCCGATTTTTTTGTGGCGATACGCGGAGCTTTCAATATCGGCGAGCTTGGAGACGTTTGCGCCGTCAACTAAAACCTCGCCGCTGCTAGGCTTAGCAAGCGCGCCTATGATGGATAGAAGCGTACTTTTGCCGCTGCCGCTGACCCCTTTTAAGATTACGATCTGCCCTTCCTCGACGCTTAAGCTTATATTTTTTAAAGCGCGAAACTCATTCGCCCTGCCCTCGTTGTAAATTTTAAAAAGCTGTTTGATCTCTATCTTGCTCATTTGACCGCCTCGCTCATATCGCCTATAGCGATGCGCCAGGATGGGATGATGACGAACGCCAAAAACGGGATCACGCTAAAGACGAAGATCAAAAAGAGCATATTAAAATTTACCGCGGGCGTGAAGGTGATGAAATTTCGTAGCTCGCCGCCTAAAAATATATCGCGCAAAAGCGGTGCGTCTAGAACAAAAACATAAGCATAAGCGCCCGCGACGCCGAGCAGATAGGCGCTTAGTGAGACGATGAAATTTTGGATAAATTTCATCGCGATGATGTCTTTTATGCAAAAGCCGATGCTGCGCAAGATCGCGATCTCCTTTTTCTTCTCGCCGTATGCGAGCGAAATTTGATTTTTCAGCAAGATGAAAAACGAGATCATCGCCACGGCGTAAAGCACCATAAAAATTCCGCCCTTGTAATAATACAGATGCCTCACTTCGGCTACCGCGTCCTCGGCGCTGAGAGCTTGCGTGTTGGGGTATAAATTTACGATCTTAAGCGCTACTTCGCTTACTTCGTTGGGGTTGGGCACGCTTACGTAGAGCTTGGTGTATTCGCCCTCTTTGAGACTTAGCACCTCGCGCGCGGTGGCGGGATTTAGATAGATCACGTCGTTTGAGACGATGCTGCTTTCGTGCGGCGAAATTTTATTGATCTTAATCGCGATTAGGCGCTGTTCGGTTAGGAAGTGAAACTCATCCTCGTAGTACCATTCGCCCATCGCCGCCTTCACCCCCTCGCCTACGATCATTTCGTTTTCATTCAAATTTTCGTCGCCTACGATATGAAACCAAACGCGCTTTTGAGCGAAGTAATACATCCCGTCCACGGCGCCCTGCACTTCGCTGACGCCCGCAATTTTAGAAATGTCGTAGATATAGCCGTCGTGCATCAGATCGCGTTTGCCCGCGCGCAGAGCCTCTACGACGATGTCGGGTCTGAGCTTGATGACCTTTTCAAGATCGTTTTGAATGGAGCCCGAGATGAAAAACACCGAGCTTAAAATAAAAACGATAAAGGCAAATATCGCGAAGCTAAAAGCGTGATCGGCTCTATCTTTTCGCAGCAGAGTTACGGAGTAGTCGATGAAATTTTTACTTATCATAGACGAACTCCGCGTAGGCCTTGCTCTTAAAGCTGCTCGAGAGCCGCACGTCCTTTATCTCGCGCGCGAGCTTTTGCAGGCACTGCTCGCCCTTTGCGCGATCAAAGCTTACATAATGCACCGCAATGAGCGCGTAAAGAGCGGCAAAAAAGATCGTCAAAGCGCAAATGAGCCTCATAGCCCTTCTATTACGCTCTCTTGAATTTCGTCAAATTTAAGCATCTTGCCTCCGTGATCTTTGGCGAAGGTCTTAGCCGCGCTCTCGCTCTCAAACGCAATGAGCTCGTCGCCCATCGGCCCTAAGACGTTGGAGCCGAGCACGTAAAAAGCGCTTTTAGCATCGATCTTATGAAGCTTATAGTAATCGGTTACATAAATTTTATCAAAGCCCTTGCCCTTTTCGAAGTAGTATTTCATCATATCTTTCACGCCGTCAAAATACAAGTTCTCACCGCCTTGAATCTCTATCATCGCCGCCCAGTTAGGGTTTTTACCCACTAGCATACCGCAGACCGGGCATTTAGCGCCCTCAGGTACGACGATCTTTTCAGCCTTTTTCGCTTTTGCGTTTTTGTCGCTGCTGCCTAAATCTGCCGGCGCATCCCATAGATACAGCGCCGCGGCTTGCAGGTGTTTGTCGTATTCAGGAGCCTTACTAGCGCCCTTTGCGTCGCAAGTCTTTTTGAGATGAGCTTTGAGCTCGGAGATGGCTTTGAAGCTTTTAGCATCCGTTTTAGCGCAGTTTGTTTCGTAAAATTCCTTACCGTGCGCGTAAACGCCGCCTTCGCGCTTGGCTTTGATCATCTTATTATCGCCCGCGAAGTCCTGCCCCGCAATCTCGTAGGCCTTGGCGAAGCTCATTATCTCGCCGCCGTTTTCGGCTTGGAATTCTTTAGCGTCGGCTTCGGTTGAGAAGGCATATTTGCTATTGCGGCTCATCGTGCCTTTGACCTTGCTACCTACGACGTAGAAGGCTTTATTTACGTCGATCAAATTTAGATTTTTTGTATCGACGACCTGCGCATCGCTTGGGATTTTTCCCTCCGTTAGCTCATACAAGCAGTGCAGAGAAGCTACTTGTTTGCCGTTCCAAACGTGGTTGGTTTTATAAAATTTTACCAGGCTCATTCCGCAAACGGCGCAGTATTCTTTGCCCTCGCCGCTTCCTACAAGCGTAGCCTTGCTTGGATCCACGCTTTGAAACATAGGCTTTGCCGGTTTATTGGCCCCGTCCATCGAGGCGCCGCAAACGAGCGCAACAAGCGCGGCCGAAGCTAAAAACGAACGTAAAATCATACTATCTCCTTAAAAATTTTAATATTTCAAATTTACTTACTAATCGAATTTAAAAATTCCAAATTCTCGCAGCCCATCTTGATGCCGCCGTCGCAGCTTTTTTTGAAAAGCTCTTTTGCTTTGGCGTTATCGGACTTCACCCCTTTTCCTTCGGCGTACATTATGGCTAGGTTGTTGCAGCCGTCGAAGTGGCTGAGGTTGCACGCCTTTTCATACTGCTGCTTTGCTTGCTTATAATCCTGGCTTACCCCCTGTCCGAAGGCGTATAGATAGCCTAGATTGTTGCAGCCGATGCCGATGTCGCCGCCGCAAGCCTTTTCGTAAAAAATTTTAGCCTTTGCGAAGCTTTGCTGCACGCCTTCGCCTTTCAGATACAAATAGCCCAGGTTGTTGCAGCCCATCATATCGCCGTAGGTGCAGGCTTTTTCATAAAGGCTCGCCGCCTTGGCGACGTCCTTTGCAAGCCCGGCGCCGTTTGCGTATAAAAGCCCGAGCGAGGTGCAGCCTTCGTTATCTTTGCAGGCTTTTTCGTAATAAGCCGCGGCTTTGGTAAAATTTTGATCCGCGCCGTTACCGCTTTCGTAGATATAGCCTAGATTATTGCACGCAAGCGCAAATTTAGCGCTGCACGCCTTCTCGTAGAGGCTGATAGCTTTTTCGAAATTTTTCTCTACGTTGCCGGTGCCCTCAAAATACAAAACGGCTAGATTATAGCATCCCGAAGCTTTATTTTCCAAACCGCACGCTCGCTCGTAAATTTCTGCGAGTTTTTTATGATCGCCGCTTTGCTGAGCTTGAATGCCCTCGCTGATAAAGCCCGCATTTGCCGCGGCAGCCAAAACCAGCGCTATTAGAAATTTTTTCAAATTTACTCCTTTATATCGTTTTTACGTCCCTGCCCCTGAAGGCAAGAGCGATTATTAAAAAGACCGCCGCTATTATACAATAAAACGGCGCGGGTATCTGCGGCGCATCGCCTGCGGCGTAAGAGTGCATGCCGGTGAGGTAGAAATTTACGCCGAAATAGGTCATTATGATCGAGCTATACGCGAGCGTCGAACTCACGCAATAAACATAGATCGAGCCGAGTTTCGGGATAAATTTTAGATGCAGCACGATCGCATAGACGATGATCGAGACATATGACCAGGTCTCTTTGCTATCCCAGCCCCAGTATCGCCCCCAGCTCTCATTCGCCCATACGCCGCCGAAGAAATTTCCGAGCGTCAGCATCGAAAGCCCCACGATAAGGCTGATCTCGTTGATCGCCGTTATATATCTGATCTGAGCGTTGAGCCGCTCGCGATTGGCGCTGTTTTTAAGCGCCATCAAAATAAGAGCCAAAAGACCGAGCAGACAGCTAAGCCCTAAAAATCCGTAGCTAGCCGTGATAACCGAGACGTGGATGCTAAGCCAATAGGACTTTAGCACCGGCACGAGGTTGGTGATCTGTGGATTTACGAAGCTCATATGCGCTACGAGCATTACGATACTAGCTAGCAGGCAGCTCGCGCTTAGCGTAAGTAGGGACTTTCTAAAAAATATGATCCCCGCAAGCGCCGCCGACCAGCCGATGTAGATCATCGACTCATAGCTATCGCTCCACGGCGCGTGAGCCGCTACGTACCAGCGCAGCGCGAGCGCGAGGGTATGTGCCGCAAAGCTTGCGGCAAAGGCTGCAAATAAAATTTTTTGCGCGAGAGTGAAGCGCTTGCCGCAAAGCGCGCCCAAAAGCGCCAGTATTATAGCTACGCCGCCTAGGATCATATAGCAATAAACTAGCTTTTTGAAAACCGAAGCTTTGTTATAAAACACCTCGGCCTTGACGCGACTAACGCTTGGAAGAATAGCTGCCGAGGTGGCTCTTTGGTAGTTCTTCAGCTCCGCAAGTGCTGCATCCGCTTTAGCCCAATCATTATCCGAAATTCCATCCTGCAAGCCATTTAGATAGTCATTTAGCACGCCTTTAATCTGCGGAGCGATCCTATAATCCGCAAAGGCGTCGTTCGGCGAAAGCCACGCGTTTTGCGGGTCGTTCGGCACGGGGATAAATTTAAAAAACACCCCTCTAAAGGTCAGATACGCGATATTGAGCCGCTCGTCGAATTTAATCAGCTCGTTACCCAGCACGCCGCGGCGCGAGGCGCTTTTTTCATTCGCCTCGTCCAGGGCGTGGGCGAGCTTGTAGTTGCCGTTTTCATCAAAGACCGAATTGAAGCTCGCATATCGCTCCTGTGGCGCCAAGCCTAGCATCTTTTTGATCTCGTCGTTTTTGATCTTGATGATCTTTTGATCGCGCCAGAACGCGGGATTTAGGCTCATTCCTAGGATCATCTGCTCGGCGCTTAAGCCGTAAAGCCCCTCCGTACCTGAAATTTTATTTACGATCTCGCTTGCTTCGGTACTAAGCGGCTTGATCCTGCCCATATAATCTTGCACCAAAAGCTCCGCGAACGCGCCGTTTGCGTGAACGCGCGAGTTGGCTTTAAGGTTTGCCAGATAGTTTTCATCCGCAGCGCGAAGCTCAATGCTGAAAAAAAGCGGCGCGATTAGAAGAAGCGCGGCGGGCGCATTGTTTTTGATAAATTTAGCGAGCTTTTTAAACCTGCTGCCCACGGTAAAAAGATTGCCGATAAATCCGACGCAAAGCAAGAAATAGCCGAAATAAGTGGGGATTTTACCAGGATCGCGGTTAAGCTCCAGCACCGTGCCCAGCTCGTCCGTGTCGTAGGAGGATTGAAAGAGCTTAAAGCCGTCAAAGCTTAGCGGGTGGTTCATATAAATTTCATGCTCCCCCACGCTCTTGCCCTCTTTTAAAATTTCAACGTCGCTAGCATAGGACGATGGGCTTTGCGAGCCCGGGTAGCGCTCGAGCTTAAATTTCAAAAGCTTTACCGCAAACGGAAGCTCTATGAGTTTCGAGCCCCAGCTTAGCATTATCTCTTCGCCGTCAAAGTTTAAAATTTTAGGCTCGCCCAGCCAGCCCGCGCCGCCGCGCAGCTGCGCTTCTTGCTCGCTTCCGCCCTCAAAGCCCGCCTTTACCGCAAGCGTGCCCTGTTCGCCTTTGGGCGCGGGTTTGTAGGAGTCAAATTTGACGGTGAAGCTTTTGGAATTTATACTTTGCGTGAAGCTAAAATCGTTATCGCCGATCTGAGATAGATTTAGCGGATGCTCAAACAGCGCGTCTTGCGTGCGGATTTGCAAGTATGGTTTGACGCTTACCATCTCGCTTTCGCTCTCGCCCGCTCTTACGTGCAGCACGCCCTCGGTGCCGAAATAGCGCGTCAGCGCCGCGCCGATAAAGATAACGATAAATGCCGCGTGAAGGACGAAGGAGCCGAAGCGGCGCCACATTTTGGTTTTGATTATAATGCCGAGCAGGCTCAGCGTCGCCGCACCCATGACGCACTCGTACCAGCGCGCCTCATAGACTAAAATTTTAGCCGTTTGCGTATCGTAAATGCTCTCTAAAAAGGTTGCGACGCCGGCACCTGCGGCTAGGATAAAAAGGAGGCAGAGCGCGAACTTGTAAGAGATGAAAAATTTTAATATTTTTAGCGCGCTCATTAACCCTCCGCAGTTTTACATTATTATATCGTAAGTTTGTCCCGCGTATAGTATAAACATTCTAAGAAGTAATACTCCGACCACGCTGGCAAGCGCGCTAACATAGAACGCAAACGCAGTGTGAGCGATCTTTTTGCCCAGTGCGAAATTTAAAACTAGCGGTACGCAAAAGCCCACGCCCACGACGCCTAGCCAAAATAGCTGAGCATAAACGCCTTCGCTAAAGGCGACGCTGGCGGCTCTTTGCACGTCGCTGCCCGTTACTAGCGAAACGAAAATCATGCCGATTAGTAAAATTTCCATCGCTAAAACCGGCCACTCGACTGCGTGCAAGGTTTTTAGATCGCCTCCGTGCGGGTCAGCTTTAAAGAAAAGCGCGGCTATTAGGCTTGAGCCCGCAATGCCGGCCGATAAGCCCGACGCCACGAAAAGCGCAGGTAACACGGCGGTATTAAGGATAGGAAATCTAACTAAAACCGAGATCAAAAAGCCCGTATAAGCACAGATCGCGACCGCAAAAACAAGCGTAAGCGCAAGAAGCAGCGGGCGAAGCGCGTTTAAAATTTTCATTACGAGCGTGAAAAGCCCTTTTAAAAAAGTAAGTCTGCGCGATAAAAATCCGCTAAGATCAGCTTCAAACGCATAAAGGCAGGCAACGAAGGTAAGCGGGATATAGACGCAAAGTGCCGCCACGCCCACGGACATAACCGATGTGAAGTTGTAATTAATCAAAATTTTCCAGAAAAGAAGCGGTCGCTCCAAATCGGCTACGAGGCAAACCATACCGAGTAAGATCGCTATGAAAGATAGCAACGACGCGGCCTTAAACAGCGGCGTGCTTTCGGTTTGCTTTTTATAAAGCTTAACGAGGATCGCGACTACTAACGCGCCGCCGCTCATACCCGCTAGCAAAAGATAGACCGCGATCGGCCAGCCCCACTCAACGCCGTGCGAGAAGGTCGCAGTGAAATTTATAGCTCCGTTCATATCACACCCCCAGTTTTACCGCAGGAATATAGCGCAGGCTCGGCTTCGTGCCGCACTCAGGATGCATGCGCAGGCTATCTTTTACGCGAAGCAGCTTGCTGATGTGCGAGCCTTCGTCGTTTAGATCGCCGAACACGATCGCCTCGTATCTGCATGCCTCGATGCAGGCAGGCTCGTGGCCGTCTTTTAAATTCGTATCTAAGCAGAAGTTGCAGCTCTCTGCAGCTTTAGTTTCGTGATTTATGAAGCGCACGTCGTAAGGACAGGCAACGATGCAGTATTTACAGGCGATGCAATCATCGGTATTCATCGTGGTAATGCCGGTTTTTTCGTCCTTGTGACAGGCTTTCGTCGGGCAAACTTTTACGCACGGCGCGTCCTCGCACTGCTGACAGGAGACCCTGACATAGCGCTTTTCTTTCAAATTTAGCGGATCGGTTTTGTCCTGGATAAAAAGCCTCATTTGGCCTTTCGGGACCAAATTTACCTTCCTGCAAGCGATCTCGCAGTCGGTGCAGCCCACACATTTATTTTGATCGAATATCATGCCGTAGTGTGGCTTTTTCGGCTCTTGCTTTTTAGCACTTGCATTTGCGTCTTGCGCGCTTTTATCCGCGCTGTTTTGCGCGAGTAAGCTTGAGGTGATTGCGCCAAGCCCCAAAGAGCCTAATGCGGCGGATTTTATAAAATTTCTTCTTTGCTTTTGCATATTCTCCTCCGACTAAATTTAAGCAAAACTACTTTGTTTTATTCGCGTCGTGAAAGCTTTTAGCCTCGCTCTCGCTAAGCTTTTTCGCCGCATCGGCAAGCTCACCGGGCTTTAAAACTTTTAGTAGTTCGGCTTCAAAAATCACCACAGAACCCGCAGGAATTCTATCTACGTCCACGTTGCCGTAGGCTAAATTACTAGGGATTGTAAATTTATATTTCGAGCCCGTATTCATCAAAAGCAGCCCCTCGCGTAATCCGTCGATTAAGCCTATCATAGAAAGATGCGCCGGAATTTTAGATGCGAAAGTATCGTCAAATACGCTACCATTCGTCAGATACGCCTTGTAGTTCATCACCACTACGCTCTCAGGCTTTGGCTTTTCGCCCATACCTAGCTTTAGAATTTCATATTGAAGACCGGATTTTGTGGTTTTAACGTCCGGATTTTTGGCATTTTTCGCCATAAATTCCTTGCCCGCTTTTAAATTTTTATCAAGCTCCGCTTTGGAATTTGTTTCTACGATCTTATTTAGTTTATCGGCTCTTTGATTCAAAAGCGCAATAATTTCCTCATCTTTTAGTTTCTGCTGCTTTTTAAGAGCGTCCAAAAACCCCTCTATTACCGCATCTAAGTCATATTTGACGCCCAATGCGGCTTGTGAATGCAGCTGGTTTGAAACATAGCTTCCGGTGGAAGCTCCAATGCTATAAGATTCTTTTTGTTCTTGCGTAGTTAAATTCGCGCCCAACGCGCAGCTTGCCAAAACGATAGGCAAGAAAATTTTTAGTCTTTTTTGCATACATTTGCCTTTTAAATTTCGGGGCCGCGAACTTACGCGACCCCGAAAGAATTATAAATTATTATTTAGAATTCTTTGAGCCTCTTTGATATACTCTTTAGCGGCCTCTAGCCTTTGCTTAGTATATTTAAAGCCATGCATACCCCATGAGCCATCTTTTTCGATAAGATCGACGGTGTCTTGAGCTTTTTCTATTAGCTCATAGACGCGAGTTTTATCGCTGGAGTTAAGCTTTTTAGTCTCAAGGATCGAGTAAATCCCTTGAATACCGATCTTAACTTGCGAGAAATCGCTCTTAATCGGAGTTTGCCAGCCCATAACCTCATCATAAACCTGCTTTTGGTTCTTGAAGTGAAGCGTCTCTTTTAGCTCAGAAACGACAGGGCTGTGGCAGCCTTTGGTATCTTGCATATCTTTATCTGCCCACGAGGTTCGTGCGCACGACCACATAAGATCGACGAAATTTCGTCCGTCTTTATTTCTTTGGAAGTGCCAATCTTTCGCATCTCTTGGACCTTTGGCGGCATCGCCTGCGACTAGAGATTTTCTAGCAGGATCGATGTCGATCTTCCAGATGTGCGATCTTCTTTGAGTATCAAATCCCGCGTTGTCTTGGAACTGAATAGCGTAGAAGTTCTCGCAGCTCATCATAAACGGCATGTGGCAAGATGCGCAGGTGTTGTCTTTATGCGTATCGGCTCTTGCAGCGATGTAGGCTTGCTCTTGGTGGCAATCCTTGCACTCTTTTGTGATCTTAGGCTTTGTATAAAACGCGCTCAAATAGCCCTGCTCTGAGTTGTAATTTACGCCCTTGACGGTTTTATCGCCAACTACCGGTCCAGTGTTATCGTGCGGATCGTGGCAGGTTACGCAGCGCATACCTTTCTCGTAGTGAGCGGTAAAGTAGGACTGAGAGCCTTCAGAGCCGCATCCTGGTCCCATAGATTTAAATTTAGAGCTTAGAGATAGATCGGGCTTGCCGTTGTTTAGCGGATTAGCACGAGCTAAATCAGGGCTATAGTTAAATCTTTGGTGGCAGCGTTCGCAGTTTGAGGTTCTAAAATTTGTAGCGCCATCCAAGTGACCGCCCGCTCCATGGCACTCTTCGCAGGTGATACCCTTGGAGATAGTGTGCTTTTGAAGCTCTTTTGCGTTACCCAAAGCGGCATAGAATTCTTTTTTAGTTTTAAAATCGAATTTGAATGGGTGGCAGACTTCGCAATACGAGCTGTTTGCTTGGAAAAACATCGATTTTTTGTATTTCGCAGCATACGACGCAAGACCTCTTACGTAACCGCCGTTATCGCCGTATTCCTCAAGCGTGCCTGGGAATTCCGGAACGATCTTTTTGATCTTTTTGACCGTCTCATCGTCTAAATTTAACGCCCAAGTCCTTTGGAATTGGTTGCCGCCGGCTACGATTTGACCGGTACCATCTCTTAGCAAGCCGCCCTCTACGTGATAGGTTCCGCGTAGAAGCCATGCATCTACGTAGCCGAATTTTGTCCTTAGGTGTCCCACGGTCGCATAAATTACGTCAGGGGTAATACCTTTTGGAAGGATCGACGCAGTGTCGGGGCTAAATACCGGATCGGTTAAGTTATTATTAACCTCCGGGTGCTCGCCCGGGAAGCGGATAGTAGTGGCGTGGCGCGATCTGCTCCATGTCTCATACTGCGCAGGGTGGCACTCGCCGCATTTTTCAGGGCCTATGAATTTATTCGGAAATTGCAAAGAAGAGCCCGCAGGGATTCTATACATCATAGAGCTATAGCCCTTGCCGTCGTCTCTTTTACTAGCCTTTGAAAAGTCAAATCCATGCCCTTCCGCAAGCCACTCCAAACCTCGGTCGTGTACATCCATCTTACCGACTGTCTTACCGCCGTA
It contains:
- a CDS encoding nitrous oxide reductase accessory protein NosL, which gives rise to MILRSFLASAALVALVCGASMDGANKPAKPMFQSVDPSKATLVGSGEGKEYCAVCGMSLVKFYKTNHVWNGKQVASLHCLYELTEGKIPSDAQVVDTKNLNLIDVNKAFYVVGSKVKGTMSRNSKYAFSTEADAKEFQAENGGEIMSFAKAYEIAGQDFAGDNKMIKAKREGGVYAHGKEFYETNCAKTDAKSFKAISELKAHLKKTCDAKGASKAPEYDKHLQAAALYLWDAPADLGSSDKNAKAKKAEKIVVPEGAKCPVCGMLVGKNPNWAAMIEIQGGENLYFDGVKDMMKYYFEKGKGFDKIYVTDYYKLHKIDAKSAFYVLGSNVLGPMGDELIAFESESAAKTFAKDHGGKMLKFDEIQESVIEGL
- a CDS encoding tetratricopeptide repeat protein; the protein is MKKFLIALVLAAAANAGFISEGIQAQQSGDHKKLAEIYERACGLENKASGCYNLAVLYFEGTGNVEKNFEKAISLYEKACSAKFALACNNLGYIYESGNGADQNFTKAAAYYEKACKDNEGCTSLGLLYANGAGLAKDVAKAASLYEKACTYGDMMGCNNLGYLYLKGEGVQQSFAKAKIFYEKACGGDIGIGCNNLGYLYAFGQGVSQDYKQAKQQYEKACNLSHFDGCNNLAIMYAEGKGVKSDNAKAKELFKKSCDGGIKMGCENLEFLNSISK
- a CDS encoding FtsX-like permease family protein is translated as MISKNFIDYSVTLLRKDRADHAFSFAIFAFIVFILSSVFFISGSIQNDLEKVIKLRPDIVVEALRAGKRDLMHDGYIYDISKIAGVSEVQGAVDGMYYFAQKRVWFHIVGDENLNENEMIVGEGVKAAMGEWYYEDEFHFLTEQRLIAIKINKISPHESSIVSNDVIYLNPATAREVLSLKEGEYTKLYVSVPNPNEVSEVALKIVNLYPNTQALSAEDAVAEVRHLYYYKGGIFMVLYAVAMISFFILLKNQISLAYGEKKKEIAILRSIGFCIKDIIAMKFIQNFIVSLSAYLLGVAGAYAYVFVLDAPLLRDIFLGGELRNFITFTPAVNFNMLFLIFVFSVIPFLAFVIIPSWRIAIGDMSEAVK
- a CDS encoding ABC transporter ATP-binding protein, producing the protein MSKIEIKQLFKIYNEGRANEFRALKNISLSVEEGQIVILKGVSGSGKSTLLSIIGALAKPSSGEVLVDGANVSKLADIESSAYRHKKIGFIFQSFNLLEALSVYKNVLAPLSLERLSRDELGARIDEAMQIANIAHKKDQIVSSLSGGEKQRCAIARALVMNPQIILADEPTANLDKQNSLGFIEMLSKLKELKKTVLIATHDILFDELSFVDRYVFLKDGEISA
- the nrfD gene encoding NrfD/PsrC family molybdoenzyme membrane anchor subunit, translated to MNGAINFTATFSHGVEWGWPIAVYLLLAGMSGGALVVAILVKLYKKQTESTPLFKAASLLSFIAILLGMVCLVADLERPLLFWKILINYNFTSVMSVGVAALCVYIPLTFVACLYAFEADLSGFLSRRLTFLKGLFTLVMKILNALRPLLLALTLVFAVAICAYTGFLISVLVRFPILNTAVLPALFVASGLSAGIAGSSLIAALFFKADPHGGDLKTLHAVEWPVLAMEILLIGMIFVSLVTGSDVQRAASVAFSEGVYAQLFWLGVVGVGFCVPLVLNFALGKKIAHTAFAFYVSALASVVGVLLLRMFILYAGQTYDIIM
- a CDS encoding FKBP-type peptidyl-prolyl cis-trans isomerase N-terminal domain-containing protein, coding for MQKRLKIFLPIVLASCALGANLTTQEQKESYSIGASTGSYVSNQLHSQAALGVKYDLDAVIEGFLDALKKQQKLKDEEIIALLNQRADKLNKIVETNSKAELDKNLKAGKEFMAKNAKNPDVKTTKSGLQYEILKLGMGEKPKPESVVVMNYKAYLTNGSVFDDTFASKIPAHLSMIGLIDGLREGLLLMNTGSKYKFTIPSNLAYGNVDVDRIPAGSVVIFEAELLKVLKPGELADAAKKLSESEAKSFHDANKTK
- a CDS encoding 4Fe-4S dicluster domain-containing protein, with translation MQKQRRNFIKSAALGSLGLGAITSSLLAQNSADKSAQDANASAKKQEPKKPHYGMIFDQNKCVGCTDCEIACRKVNLVPKGQMRLFIQDKTDPLNLKEKRYVRVSCQQCEDAPCVKVCPTKACHKDEKTGITTMNTDDCIACKYCIVACPYDVRFINHETKAAESCNFCLDTNLKDGHEPACIEACRYEAIVFGDLNDEGSHISKLLRVKDSLRMHPECGTKPSLRYIPAVKLGV
- the ccsA gene encoding cytochrome c biogenesis protein CcsA, giving the protein MSALKILKFFISYKFALCLLFILAAGAGVATFLESIYDTQTAKILVYEARWYECVMGAATLSLLGIIIKTKMWRRFGSFVLHAAFIVIFIGAALTRYFGTEGVLHVRAGESESEMVSVKPYLQIRTQDALFEHPLNLSQIGDNDFSFTQSINSKSFTVKFDSYKPAPKGEQGTLAVKAGFEGGSEQEAQLRGGAGWLGEPKILNFDGEEIMLSWGSKLIELPFAVKLLKFKLERYPGSQSPSSYASDVEILKEGKSVGEHEIYMNHPLSFDGFKLFQSSYDTDELGTVLELNRDPGKIPTYFGYFLLCVGFIGNLFTVGSRFKKLAKFIKNNAPAALLLIAPLFFSIELRAADENYLANLKANSRVHANGAFAELLVQDYMGRIKPLSTEASEIVNKISGTEGLYGLSAEQMILGMSLNPAFWRDQKIIKIKNDEIKKMLGLAPQERYASFNSVFDENGNYKLAHALDEANEKSASRRGVLGNELIKFDERLNIAYLTFRGVFFKFIPVPNDPQNAWLSPNDAFADYRIAPQIKGVLNDYLNGLQDGISDNDWAKADAALAELKNYQRATSAAILPSVSRVKAEVFYNKASVFKKLVYCYMILGGVAIILALLGALCGKRFTLAQKILFAAFAASFAAHTLALALRWYVAAHAPWSDSYESMIYIGWSAALAGIIFFRKSLLTLSASCLLASIVMLVAHMSFVNPQITNLVPVLKSYWLSIHVSVITASYGFLGLSCLLGLLALILMALKNSANRERLNAQIRYITAINEISLIVGLSMLTLGNFFGGVWANESWGRYWGWDSKETWSYVSIIVYAIVLHLKFIPKLGSIYVYCVSSTLAYSSIIMTYFGVNFYLTGMHSYAAGDAPQIPAPFYCIIAAVFLIIALAFRGRDVKTI
- a CDS encoding multiheme c-type cytochrome — protein: MKKWNKMLLGALACISIFAAGACADEGMGHEMEMSQKSRDVIANPKGTLQSRGVISLQDYVVEEREMYDWLFKNHPIFTKYGGKTVGKMDVHDRGLEWLAEGHGFDFSKASKRDDGKGYSSMMYRIPAGSSLQFPNKFIGPEKCGECHPAQYETWSRSRHATTIRFPGEHPEVNNNLTDPVFSPDTASILPKGITPDVIYATVGHLRTKFGYVDAWLLRGTYHVEGGLLRDGTGQIVAGGNQFQRTWALNLDDETVKKIKKIVPEFPGTLEEYGDNGGYVRGLASYAAKYKKSMFFQANSSYCEVCHPFKFDFKTKKEFYAALGNAKELQKHTISKGITCEECHGAGGHLDGATNFRTSNCERCHQRFNYSPDLARANPLNNGKPDLSLSSKFKSMGPGCGSEGSQSYFTAHYEKGMRCVTCHDPHDNTGPVVGDKTVKGVNYNSEQGYLSAFYTKPKITKECKDCHQEQAYIAARADTHKDNTCASCHMPFMMSCENFYAIQFQDNAGFDTQRRSHIWKIDIDPARKSLVAGDAAKGPRDAKDWHFQRNKDGRNFVDLMWSCARTSWADKDMQDTKGCHSPVVSELKETLHFKNQKQVYDEVMGWQTPIKSDFSQVKIGIQGIYSILETKKLNSSDKTRVYELIEKAQDTVDLIEKDGSWGMHGFKYTKQRLEAAKEYIKEAQRILNNNL